The following proteins are co-located in the Pseudarthrobacter siccitolerans genome:
- a CDS encoding PfkB family carbohydrate kinase, with protein sequence MRIVVVGDVMLDVDLSGEATRLSPDAPVPVVDVSGVKRRAGGAGLVARMLAEDNWPVTLVTVLGDDDAGRQLAAHLAGVRLVSGPSGYPSPVKTRVRAGSHPVVRFDQGCEKTPVPEVSPAMLRAVEKAGVIIVADYGRGLAANPQLRELLARLADQVPIVWDPHPAGPDPVPGVAVVTPNLAEARRAVQSRGRKETGPTSDPAAAAGGILLAEWGSRAVLVTKGEQGAVLCRPGRSPEPVPAPRVEAGDPCGAGDRLSASLAVHLLAGRELDEAAVLAVHDAADFLANGGVSALPDAGEPAPVQRRISDPLLLARAVRERGGKVVATGGCFDLLHAGHVRSLAAARELGDCLIVCLNSDDSVRRLKGPERPIIGQHDRAELLLAMECVDAVMVFDEDTPEAALERLRPDLWVKGGDYKGASLPEAALVESWGGRCVTVPYHPARSTTGLADALAKVS encoded by the coding sequence ATGAGGATCGTGGTGGTGGGCGATGTGATGCTGGACGTGGACCTGTCCGGTGAAGCTACGCGGCTGAGTCCGGACGCGCCCGTCCCTGTGGTGGACGTGTCCGGCGTCAAGCGCCGTGCCGGGGGAGCCGGCCTGGTAGCCCGGATGCTTGCCGAGGACAACTGGCCCGTCACGCTGGTGACGGTCCTGGGTGATGACGACGCCGGCCGGCAGCTGGCAGCACATCTGGCCGGAGTGCGGCTCGTCTCTGGTCCCAGTGGTTATCCCTCGCCGGTCAAGACCCGGGTCAGGGCAGGCTCCCATCCCGTGGTCCGTTTTGACCAGGGGTGCGAAAAGACGCCCGTTCCGGAGGTCAGTCCGGCCATGCTCCGTGCAGTGGAGAAGGCCGGCGTGATCATTGTGGCCGACTACGGCCGCGGCCTGGCGGCCAATCCGCAGTTGCGGGAGCTCCTGGCCCGGCTGGCGGACCAGGTGCCCATTGTGTGGGACCCCCACCCCGCCGGGCCGGATCCGGTGCCGGGCGTCGCCGTCGTCACGCCGAACCTGGCTGAGGCGCGAAGGGCCGTGCAGTCGCGCGGCCGGAAGGAAACCGGGCCAACCTCGGATCCTGCCGCCGCGGCCGGCGGGATCCTGCTGGCGGAATGGGGCAGCAGAGCTGTCCTGGTGACGAAGGGCGAACAGGGTGCTGTCCTGTGCCGGCCCGGCCGCAGTCCGGAACCAGTTCCCGCTCCGCGGGTGGAAGCCGGTGATCCCTGCGGGGCCGGAGACAGGCTCTCCGCCAGCCTTGCCGTGCACCTGCTCGCCGGCCGGGAGCTCGACGAAGCCGCGGTGCTTGCTGTCCACGACGCCGCGGATTTCCTGGCCAACGGCGGGGTATCTGCCCTCCCCGATGCCGGGGAGCCTGCGCCGGTCCAGCGCCGCATCAGCGACCCCCTGCTGCTGGCCCGCGCCGTGCGCGAACGCGGCGGCAAGGTGGTGGCCACGGGCGGCTGCTTCGACCTGCTGCATGCCGGGCACGTCCGGTCCCTGGCAGCAGCCCGCGAACTGGGGGATTGCCTGATCGTATGCCTGAACTCGGACGATTCCGTGCGCCGGCTGAAAGGCCCGGAACGGCCCATCATCGGCCAGCATGACCGCGCCGAGCTGCTCCTCGCCATGGAATGCGTGGACGCTGTGATGGTTTTCGACGAAGACACCCCCGAGGCTGCCCTGGAACGCCTTCGCCCGGACCTCTGGGTCAAGGGCGGCGACTACAAGGGCGCCAGCCTGCCGGAGGCTGCCCTGGTGGAGAGCTGGGGCGGACGCTGCGTTACCGTCCCCTACCACCCGGCACGTTCCACCACCGGCCTGGCCGATGCGCTCGCCAAGGTCAGCTGA
- a CDS encoding SDR family oxidoreductase: MTADSKSPGRVLVTGGASGLGAAVVDAVLKAGGTPVVLDRDISNVSAVKAFEVDVSDRLAVEAAVKEAAESLGGLEAVVTAAGIDRCGKLADVEATEWEKVIGVNLMGTVSVVRAALPYLKSSHGRVVTIASTLGKRAVADATAYCASKFGVVGFSHALAAETGGDIGVTTMIPGGMKTRFFDDRTEQYKPQDDSRLNDPANVAQAILFALSQPAGCEVREMLICHEEEGSWP, encoded by the coding sequence ATGACTGCAGATTCGAAATCACCCGGACGCGTGCTCGTGACCGGAGGTGCCTCCGGACTGGGGGCCGCCGTCGTCGACGCCGTCCTGAAGGCAGGCGGCACCCCTGTGGTGCTGGACCGGGACATCAGCAATGTGTCCGCCGTGAAGGCTTTCGAAGTGGACGTCTCGGACCGGCTGGCCGTGGAGGCCGCTGTCAAGGAGGCCGCGGAATCGCTCGGCGGGCTTGAGGCTGTGGTGACGGCGGCAGGCATCGACCGTTGCGGCAAGCTGGCCGACGTCGAGGCCACGGAATGGGAAAAGGTCATCGGGGTAAACCTGATGGGCACCGTCTCCGTGGTGCGGGCGGCCCTGCCTTACCTCAAGTCCTCCCACGGCAGGGTGGTGACTATCGCCTCCACCCTGGGCAAGCGTGCCGTGGCCGACGCCACCGCCTACTGCGCATCCAAGTTCGGAGTGGTGGGCTTCAGCCATGCACTGGCTGCGGAAACCGGCGGAGACATCGGGGTGACCACCATGATCCCCGGCGGCATGAAGACGCGCTTTTTCGACGACCGCACCGAGCAATACAAGCCGCAGGATGATTCACGGCTCAACGACCCCGCCAACGTGGCCCAGGCAATCCTTTTTGCGTTGTCCCAGCCCGCCGGGTGTGAGGTCCGCGAAATGCTCATCTGCCATGAGGAAGAGGGCTCCTGGCCCTAA
- a CDS encoding aldehyde dehydrogenase family protein, translated as MPSIATDTTAQDSTAHHSSAQREPTDNNGITIRNPRTGEVLWTVPEAEPAAVAHAVEVARSAAAEWASTAPAERAAALRKAAKALEAAARELAELNFSETGRPVEESLAGIGAGISTLEQYAELGPVHRGHSLRGNRLAADYTVAEPRGVAVLLTPWNDPVAVACGLIGAALVSGNTVVHKSSERCPRLGEALGEVLAPAFPPGVFQTVSGGAGVGALLAQSEVDVIAHVGSSAAGARIARAGALTGAHVIRENGGNDPLLVDRDVDPGWAAGQAAIGAFSNSGQICVAVERIYVHEDIAAEFCAALEAEAALRNTNGTVAPLVDLRMRDEVHAQVADALRQGARAVEGGALPDGPGSFYPATVLLNCTDRMQVMTEETFGPIAPVQVVKSFDDGLRLACSGRYGLAATVLSGNIAHIQQAVAALPVGTVKINEVFGGAPGGAAQPRGESGAGFGYGPELLDEFSRVKVVHIAAPLALSDSAAAAGRESAGAGESAADERDRS; from the coding sequence ATGCCCAGCATTGCCACGGATACCACTGCACAAGATTCCACTGCACACCATTCCAGCGCACAGCGGGAACCAACGGACAACAACGGCATCACCATCCGCAACCCACGGACGGGTGAGGTCCTGTGGACTGTCCCGGAAGCGGAACCGGCTGCGGTGGCCCATGCCGTAGAGGTGGCGCGCAGCGCTGCCGCCGAATGGGCCTCCACTGCGCCGGCAGAGCGGGCAGCCGCCCTCCGGAAAGCGGCCAAGGCACTTGAGGCAGCCGCGCGGGAACTGGCCGAGTTGAACTTCAGCGAAACGGGCCGGCCGGTGGAGGAGTCCCTCGCCGGCATCGGCGCGGGAATTTCCACCCTGGAACAGTATGCCGAGCTGGGTCCTGTCCACCGCGGGCACAGCCTGCGGGGCAACCGGCTCGCCGCCGACTACACCGTGGCCGAGCCCCGCGGCGTAGCCGTCCTCCTGACCCCCTGGAACGATCCGGTGGCGGTGGCGTGTGGCCTGATCGGCGCCGCGCTGGTCAGCGGCAACACCGTTGTGCACAAGTCGAGCGAACGCTGCCCCCGGCTGGGTGAAGCACTGGGCGAAGTCCTTGCGCCTGCCTTTCCGCCAGGGGTGTTCCAGACGGTGTCCGGCGGCGCGGGAGTGGGTGCCCTTCTTGCCCAGTCCGAGGTGGACGTGATCGCGCATGTCGGCTCGAGTGCAGCCGGTGCGCGGATCGCGAGGGCCGGCGCGCTCACGGGAGCCCACGTCATCCGGGAGAACGGCGGCAACGATCCGCTGCTGGTGGACCGCGACGTTGACCCCGGGTGGGCAGCCGGGCAGGCCGCGATTGGTGCCTTCAGCAACAGCGGCCAGATCTGCGTGGCAGTGGAGCGGATCTACGTCCATGAGGACATCGCCGCCGAGTTCTGCGCGGCCCTGGAAGCCGAAGCGGCGCTTCGCAACACCAACGGGACTGTGGCGCCGCTGGTGGATCTCCGGATGCGGGACGAGGTCCATGCCCAGGTGGCGGACGCGCTCCGGCAGGGGGCGCGGGCGGTGGAGGGTGGCGCCCTTCCGGACGGCCCGGGCTCCTTCTACCCGGCTACGGTCCTGCTCAACTGCACCGACCGGATGCAGGTCATGACCGAGGAAACCTTCGGGCCCATCGCGCCGGTGCAGGTGGTGAAATCGTTCGATGACGGGCTGCGGCTGGCGTGCAGCGGCAGGTACGGCCTGGCCGCCACAGTCCTGAGCGGCAACATCGCTCACATCCAGCAGGCTGTGGCGGCCCTCCCGGTGGGCACCGTCAAGATCAACGAAGTGTTCGGCGGCGCCCCGGGCGGCGCGGCCCAGCCGCGGGGCGAAAGCGGCGCCGGCTTCGGCTATGGTCCGGAGCTCCTGGACGAGTTCAGCCGCGTGAAAGTGGTGCACATCGCGGCGCCGCTGGCACTTTCCGATAGTGCGGCCGCGGCTGGCCGGGAGTCCGCTGGTGCCGGCGAATCCGCGGCTGACGAGCGGGACAGGTCATGA
- the rfaE2 gene encoding D-glycero-beta-D-manno-heptose 1-phosphate adenylyltransferase produces the protein MSLDPADLPVHPDNLRLDPALVDLSSQRALSDWLPGRLAAEEPAILVIGDLMLDGWWSGSIERLCREAPAPVVDIHVRESVPGGAANTAMNLAALGARVSVAGIIGTDDAGEDLRSQLVAAGIDVAHLHSHPDMVTTTKIRISSGGQVMLRLDDSAKTVPGEALAALAASVRAAVEHQGAVLVCDYGNGVLADPVRKGLIEALGKAPAPGGNRPLLVVDSHDPRPWAPLHPDLVTPNAQETARMLDLRLPDGQDRAEAVSQHAQELLDATGAGAVVVTLDRDGTVLLRPDGVTHRTWARPAAEKQASGAGDTFVAALTLARSAGLPLTASLDLAQSAADVVVHQPGTSVCSTGQLSRYLKAFADTALGADELERQLELHRSQGQRIVLTNGCFDVLHSGHTRYLNQAKQLGDVLVVALNSDESVRKLKGAGRPINAMADRAAVVAALSCVDYVTVFDTPTAAPLIRQLRPEVYAKGGDYTPEMLAETPAVEEYGGRVAILDYVAERSTTAVVKRIREGEGAVPGN, from the coding sequence ATGAGCCTGGACCCGGCAGACCTGCCCGTTCACCCCGACAACCTGCGGCTGGACCCCGCCCTGGTGGACCTGAGCAGCCAGCGGGCATTATCCGACTGGCTGCCGGGGCGCCTCGCGGCCGAAGAACCCGCCATCCTGGTGATCGGCGACCTCATGCTCGACGGCTGGTGGAGCGGCAGCATCGAACGGCTGTGCCGGGAAGCGCCGGCTCCGGTGGTGGATATCCACGTCCGTGAATCCGTTCCCGGCGGGGCAGCCAACACCGCCATGAACCTGGCTGCCCTCGGGGCCCGGGTGTCCGTGGCCGGCATCATCGGAACGGATGACGCCGGCGAGGACCTGCGCAGCCAGCTCGTAGCCGCAGGCATCGACGTGGCCCACCTGCACAGCCACCCGGACATGGTGACCACCACCAAGATCAGGATCAGCAGCGGGGGCCAGGTAATGCTCCGCCTCGACGACTCCGCCAAGACGGTGCCGGGCGAGGCGCTGGCCGCACTCGCCGCTTCGGTGCGCGCCGCCGTCGAACACCAGGGCGCGGTGCTGGTGTGCGATTACGGCAACGGCGTGCTGGCCGATCCCGTCCGCAAGGGGCTGATCGAAGCCCTCGGGAAGGCCCCGGCTCCCGGTGGGAACCGTCCGCTGCTGGTGGTCGACTCCCACGATCCCCGGCCCTGGGCGCCGCTCCACCCGGACCTGGTGACGCCCAACGCGCAGGAAACGGCGCGGATGCTGGACCTCCGGCTTCCGGACGGCCAGGACAGGGCGGAAGCGGTCAGCCAGCACGCGCAGGAGTTGCTGGACGCCACGGGTGCGGGTGCCGTGGTGGTCACCCTGGACCGGGACGGCACCGTGCTGTTAAGGCCCGACGGCGTCACCCACCGTACGTGGGCCCGCCCGGCAGCCGAAAAACAGGCTTCCGGTGCCGGCGACACCTTCGTGGCGGCGCTGACGCTGGCGCGTTCGGCCGGGCTGCCGCTGACGGCGAGCCTTGACCTTGCCCAGTCGGCCGCGGACGTGGTGGTGCACCAGCCGGGTACGTCCGTCTGCAGCACAGGCCAGCTGAGCCGCTACCTGAAGGCCTTCGCCGACACCGCACTTGGTGCCGACGAACTGGAACGGCAGCTGGAGCTGCACCGGTCGCAGGGCCAGCGCATTGTCCTCACCAACGGGTGCTTCGACGTGCTGCACAGCGGCCATACCCGCTACCTCAACCAGGCAAAGCAGCTGGGTGACGTCCTGGTGGTGGCGCTCAACAGCGACGAATCCGTCCGGAAACTCAAGGGCGCGGGCCGGCCCATCAACGCGATGGCGGACCGGGCCGCCGTGGTGGCGGCCCTGAGCTGCGTGGACTACGTGACGGTGTTTGACACCCCCACGGCGGCGCCGCTGATCCGGCAGCTGCGGCCCGAGGTCTATGCCAAAGGCGGGGACTACACCCCGGAAATGCTGGCGGAGACGCCCGCCGTGGAGGAATACGGCGGCCGGGTGGCCATCCTGGACTATGTGGCCGAGCGGTCCACCACCGCAGTGGTGAAGCGGATCCGCGAGGGCGAGGGAGCCGTGCCCGGCAACTAA
- a CDS encoding spermidine synthase produces the protein MAKGGRSGGRNSSRAVAGVVDLPAGSRPSGPVEGVYYIDTGDCELIADQDNSTGWLLKINGVMSSHIDLADPLFLDFEYMRWMAALIESRWPPSAVSGTRPKLRGLHLGGGACSLARYFHAVYPEARQVVVELDGKLAEYVRGWFDLPKAPLLRLRVGEAREVTETLTPETRDFIIRDVFAGALTPRALTTAEFNQHVKRVLAPGGVYVVNSGDAPDLKNAREDAATIAAAFKHTVIIADPAMLKGRRYGNMVMAGSDVPFGDDPKLPRRLLGGAVPAHLWDDAQVRAFAAGSPVRHDPPAA, from the coding sequence ATGGCAAAAGGCGGAAGGTCAGGCGGCCGGAACAGCAGCCGCGCGGTTGCCGGCGTGGTGGATTTGCCCGCGGGTTCCCGCCCGAGCGGACCCGTTGAAGGCGTGTACTACATCGACACCGGGGACTGCGAGCTGATCGCGGACCAGGACAACTCCACCGGCTGGCTCCTGAAGATCAACGGCGTGATGAGCTCGCACATCGACCTCGCGGATCCGCTGTTCCTGGACTTCGAGTACATGCGGTGGATGGCCGCCCTCATCGAGTCGCGCTGGCCGCCGTCGGCTGTTTCGGGGACCAGGCCCAAACTCCGCGGCCTGCACCTGGGCGGCGGTGCCTGCTCGCTTGCCCGCTACTTCCACGCTGTCTATCCGGAAGCCCGGCAGGTGGTGGTGGAGCTGGACGGCAAGCTCGCGGAGTATGTGCGCGGCTGGTTCGACCTGCCCAAGGCGCCGCTGCTGCGCCTGCGGGTGGGGGAGGCCCGCGAGGTCACCGAAACGCTGACCCCGGAAACCCGCGATTTCATCATCCGGGACGTTTTCGCCGGTGCCCTCACCCCGCGTGCACTGACCACCGCAGAGTTCAACCAGCACGTCAAACGCGTCCTGGCACCCGGCGGAGTCTACGTGGTGAACTCGGGCGACGCCCCGGATCTCAAGAACGCCCGCGAGGACGCCGCCACCATCGCGGCCGCCTTCAAGCACACCGTGATCATCGCGGACCCCGCCATGCTCAAGGGCCGCCGCTACGGGAACATGGTGATGGCCGGCAGCGACGTCCCCTTTGGAGATGACCCGAAGCTGCCCCGCCGCCTCCTGGGCGGGGCCGTTCCGGCCCACCTCTGGGACGACGCCCAGGTCCGGGCCTTCGCCGCCGGCTCACCGGTCCGCCACGACCCGCCGGCGGCCTAG
- a CDS encoding LysR family transcriptional regulator has protein sequence MKANPDDLLVLLAVSRSAKFTTAAQALGLNHTTVSRRIAALEKALGGRVLARATGGWELTDLGARAVQVAEQVEAVVGTLGAAGQAPDPITGVVRMTATDGFSAYIAAPAVARLRREHPGLSVEVVTMTRRALQQRSGLDIEVVVGEPQVHRAEAVRLGDYMLGMYASRAYLAEHGTPATVAGLNEHPLVYFVDSMLQVDDLDAPRRLVPAMRDGLTSTNVFVHVEATRAGAGIGFLPCFMGDLHEDLVRLLPAEIAELLPYWMVLRPDSMRRPAVAAVVQALREQMAEHRDWLLGRGKPAGS, from the coding sequence ATGAAAGCCAACCCCGATGACTTGCTGGTACTTCTCGCGGTGTCGCGGTCCGCAAAATTTACGACGGCGGCGCAGGCCTTGGGTCTCAACCACACCACCGTCTCACGGCGGATAGCCGCACTGGAGAAGGCGCTTGGCGGCAGGGTCCTGGCTCGAGCCACCGGAGGTTGGGAGCTGACCGACCTTGGCGCCCGGGCCGTGCAGGTGGCCGAACAGGTGGAGGCTGTGGTGGGCACGCTGGGAGCCGCCGGGCAGGCACCCGATCCGATCACCGGCGTCGTGCGCATGACGGCGACGGACGGGTTCAGCGCGTACATCGCCGCGCCGGCGGTGGCCCGGCTGCGGCGCGAACACCCCGGCCTGAGCGTGGAGGTGGTGACCATGACCCGGCGGGCGCTGCAGCAGCGCTCCGGGCTGGACATCGAAGTGGTGGTGGGCGAACCGCAGGTGCACCGGGCCGAGGCCGTGCGGCTGGGTGACTACATGCTGGGGATGTACGCGTCGCGGGCCTACCTGGCAGAGCACGGTACGCCGGCTACCGTGGCCGGGCTCAATGAACACCCGCTGGTCTATTTCGTGGACTCGATGCTGCAGGTGGACGATCTCGACGCGCCCCGGCGGCTGGTGCCCGCCATGCGCGACGGCCTGACATCCACCAACGTCTTTGTCCATGTGGAGGCAACCCGGGCAGGAGCCGGGATTGGTTTCCTGCCCTGCTTCATGGGTGATCTGCACGAGGACCTGGTGCGCCTTTTGCCCGCCGAGATCGCCGAACTGCTGCCCTACTGGATGGTGCTGCGGCCCGATTCGATGCGGCGCCCGGCCGTGGCTGCCGTGGTGCAGGCGCTGCGGGAGCAGATGGCGGAGCACCGGGACTGGCTGCTGGGCCGGGGGAAGCCGGCAGGTAGTTGA
- a CDS encoding MFS transporter, which yields MSVEQRPADNTAGPASKGSGLKKIVAASMVGTVVEWYEFFLYATAATLVFGKYFFPATGNELDGIIQAFLTYAVGFVARPLGGIVFGQIGDKLGRKPTLQLTIVIVGVATFLMGCLPGFADIGYLAPALLVALRFIQGFALGGEWGGAVLLVAEHSPNKSRGFWSSWPQAAVPVGNLLATLVLFIMSTTLSSEAFLGWGWRVAFWLSAVIVFVGYYIRTHVTEAPIFLEAKALVEKEQAVSYGVFEVVRKYPKGIFQAMGLRFAENIMYYLVVSFAIVYLKTVHKYDTSSLLLALLIAHVIHFLVIPQVGRLADKFGRKPVYLFGAISGAAWPFFAFPMFDTRSPVVIVAAVTIGLCLHAFMYAGQPAIMAELFPTRMRYSGVSLGSQVTSIFAGSLAPLLATQWLKDTGSWVPTAIYLVVACAITSVAVLSLRETKGIALEDVDKADAAREGLLPARTR from the coding sequence ATGAGCGTTGAACAACGCCCGGCGGATAATACTGCCGGACCTGCATCCAAAGGATCCGGACTAAAAAAGATCGTGGCCGCCTCAATGGTGGGCACGGTGGTGGAGTGGTACGAGTTCTTCCTCTATGCCACCGCCGCCACGCTGGTGTTCGGCAAGTACTTCTTCCCGGCCACCGGGAACGAACTGGACGGCATCATCCAGGCCTTCCTCACCTACGCCGTCGGCTTCGTGGCACGTCCCTTGGGCGGCATCGTCTTTGGCCAGATCGGCGACAAGCTGGGCCGCAAGCCCACGCTGCAGCTCACCATCGTCATCGTGGGTGTGGCCACCTTCCTCATGGGCTGCCTGCCCGGCTTCGCCGACATCGGCTACCTGGCACCGGCCCTGCTGGTGGCACTGCGCTTCATCCAGGGCTTTGCGCTGGGCGGCGAATGGGGCGGAGCCGTCCTGCTGGTTGCCGAGCACAGCCCCAACAAGTCGCGCGGCTTCTGGTCCAGCTGGCCCCAGGCCGCCGTGCCGGTAGGCAACCTGCTCGCCACGCTGGTGCTGTTCATCATGTCCACCACACTGAGCAGCGAGGCATTCCTCGGCTGGGGCTGGCGTGTGGCATTCTGGCTCTCCGCCGTGATCGTCTTCGTCGGCTATTACATCCGCACCCACGTCACCGAAGCCCCGATCTTCCTCGAGGCCAAGGCCCTGGTGGAGAAGGAGCAGGCGGTCAGCTACGGCGTCTTCGAAGTTGTCCGCAAATACCCGAAGGGCATCTTCCAGGCCATGGGCCTGCGGTTCGCGGAAAACATCATGTACTACCTGGTGGTCAGCTTCGCGATTGTCTACCTCAAGACTGTCCACAAGTACGACACCTCCTCGCTCCTGCTGGCCCTGCTGATCGCCCACGTCATCCACTTCCTGGTCATCCCGCAGGTGGGACGCCTCGCCGACAAGTTCGGCCGCAAGCCCGTGTACCTGTTCGGTGCCATCTCCGGTGCGGCCTGGCCGTTCTTTGCCTTCCCGATGTTCGATACCCGCAGCCCGGTGGTCATCGTGGCAGCTGTGACCATCGGACTGTGCCTCCACGCGTTTATGTACGCCGGCCAGCCCGCCATCATGGCAGAACTGTTCCCCACCCGCATGCGCTACTCCGGCGTCTCGCTCGGCTCCCAGGTGACCTCCATTTTCGCCGGTTCACTGGCGCCGCTGCTGGCCACCCAGTGGCTGAAGGACACCGGTTCGTGGGTGCCCACCGCCATCTACCTGGTGGTGGCCTGCGCCATCACCTCGGTGGCCGTGCTGAGCCTGCGGGAGACCAAGGGCATCGCCTTGGAGGACGTGGACAAGGCCGACGCCGCCCGTGAAGGCCTGCTCCCCGCCAGGACCCGCTGA
- a CDS encoding 3-hydroxybutyrate dehydrogenase: MENTLNGRKALVTGGASGIGAACVRELAARGAKVVVADVDSAGAAALADEVGGTSWAVDLLDVDSLATLSLDCDILVNNAGIQRISPIEEFDPVQFRRILALMLEAPFLLIRAALPHMYTNGFGRIINLSSVHGIRASPFKSAYVSAKHGLEGLSKVTALEGGDHGVTSNCINPGYVRTALVEKQIADQAQVHGIPESEVLAKVMLTESAIKRLVEPEEVASLVAWLASDHAGMVTGASYTMDGGWSAR, from the coding sequence ATGGAAAACACTTTGAACGGCCGTAAGGCACTGGTCACCGGGGGAGCGAGCGGAATCGGCGCCGCGTGCGTCAGGGAGCTGGCGGCGCGGGGAGCGAAGGTGGTGGTGGCCGACGTCGACTCCGCCGGTGCCGCCGCGCTCGCCGACGAGGTGGGTGGCACGTCCTGGGCAGTTGACCTGCTGGACGTGGACTCGCTCGCCACCCTGAGCCTGGACTGTGACATCCTGGTGAACAACGCCGGGATCCAGCGCATCAGCCCCATCGAGGAGTTTGATCCGGTGCAGTTCCGCCGGATCCTCGCCCTGATGCTGGAGGCCCCGTTCCTGCTGATCAGGGCCGCGCTGCCGCACATGTACACCAACGGGTTTGGCCGCATCATCAACCTGTCCTCCGTGCACGGGATCCGGGCTTCGCCGTTCAAAAGCGCGTATGTTTCCGCCAAGCACGGCCTGGAAGGGCTGAGCAAGGTGACGGCACTCGAAGGCGGCGACCATGGCGTCACGTCCAACTGCATCAACCCTGGCTACGTCCGGACGGCACTTGTGGAGAAGCAGATCGCGGACCAGGCCCAGGTGCACGGCATCCCCGAATCCGAGGTGCTGGCCAAGGTGATGCTCACCGAGTCTGCCATCAAGCGCCTGGTGGAGCCTGAGGAGGTTGCCTCCCTGGTGGCCTGGCTGGCCTCCGACCATGCCGGCATGGTCACCGGTGCCAGCTACACGATGGACGGCGGCTGGTCGGCCAGGTAA
- a CDS encoding winged helix-turn-helix transcriptional regulator, which translates to MEVSTAAPAHAAPLPVALADGVFPAGCPSRTVLDHITSKWGVLILLALSEGEQRWSELRRRAEGVSEKMLAQTLKTLERDGLVSRKAQPVIPPRVDYSLTERGYELSGLLVPLVAWAFENAEEIVNGQR; encoded by the coding sequence ATGGAAGTAAGTACTGCCGCTCCTGCGCATGCCGCACCCCTTCCCGTGGCCCTGGCCGACGGCGTTTTCCCGGCCGGGTGCCCCAGCCGGACCGTGCTGGACCACATCACGAGCAAATGGGGCGTGCTGATCCTGCTCGCGTTGTCCGAGGGCGAGCAGCGGTGGAGTGAACTGCGGCGTCGGGCCGAGGGCGTCAGCGAGAAGATGCTGGCCCAGACCCTCAAGACGCTTGAACGTGACGGCCTGGTCAGCCGCAAGGCCCAGCCGGTCATCCCGCCGCGGGTGGATTACAGCCTCACGGAGCGCGGCTACGAACTGAGTGGCCTGCTGGTTCCGCTGGTCGCCTGGGCCTTCGAGAATGCGGAAGAGATCGTTAACGGACAGCGCTGA